In Helianthus annuus cultivar XRQ/B chromosome 3, HanXRQr2.0-SUNRISE, whole genome shotgun sequence, a single window of DNA contains:
- the LOC110929289 gene encoding protein IQ-DOMAIN 1 isoform X2, producing MGVCDWFKRRHNNKKKKENMRLKFEDSIDSIGAKVTDPTVNKLKFLTSNNEYAATRIQTAFRAYKARKTLRLLKRISRFQAFIAADAFTKRAPTALERLHFWSKIQAEISGRRLCKVAEGRMKQVKLQDHRLKVASKLHKLEMKWWSRPMLKEIGLKTEQTEKATNKHERALAYAFSHQWRANSNRCFGQAYYDLSKESWGWNWIEPWIVVYRLEGHVVIRPVVSPRARKREKPRVGVLSNMSKRVGFRK from the exons ATGGGTGTTTGTGATTGGTTTAAGAGGAGACACAACAATAAGAAAAAGAAGGAAAACATGCGTCTAAAGTTCGAG GATTCCATTGATTCAATAGGTGCAAAGGTCACTGATCCTACTGTGAATAAATTAAAGTTTCTTACTTCTAATAACGAATACGCTGCCACCCGAATCCAAACTGCGTTTCGAGCATATAAG GCAAGAAAAACGCTACGTCTTCTCAAAAGGATTTCAAGATTTCAGGCATTTATCGCAGCGGATGCTTTTACAAAGCGGGCTCCGACTGCTCTTGAAAGATTACATTTTTGGAGCAAAATTCAGGCGGAAATCAGTGGTCGCCGCCTCTGCAAGGTGGCAGAAGGCCGGATGAAGCAAGTGAAGCTTCAAGATCATCGGTTGAAAGTTGCATCCAAACTTCATAAACTTGAG ATGAAATGGTGGAGTAGGCCCATGCTAAAGGAGATCGGTTTGAAGACGGAACAAACAGAGAAAGCAACTAACAAGCATGAACGCGCATTGGCATATGCATTCTCTCATCAA tgGAGGGCAAATTCGAATAGATGTTTTGGTCAAGCTTACTATGATTTAAGCAAAGAAAGCTGGGGTTGGAACTGGATCGAGCCATGGATTGTGGTTTATCGGTTGGAGGGTCATGTTGTGATCCGGCCTGTTGTTTCTCCACGGGCCAGGAAACGAGAGAAGCCAAGAGTAGGCGTGTTGAGTAACATGTCAAAACGGGTCGGTTTTCGTAAGTGA
- the LOC110929289 gene encoding protein IQ-DOMAIN 1 isoform X1: MGVCDWFKRRHNNKKKKENMRLKFEHMQQDSIDSIGAKVTDPTVNKLKFLTSNNEYAATRIQTAFRAYKARKTLRLLKRISRFQAFIAADAFTKRAPTALERLHFWSKIQAEISGRRLCKVAEGRMKQVKLQDHRLKVASKLHKLEMKWWSRPMLKEIGLKTEQTEKATNKHERALAYAFSHQWRANSNRCFGQAYYDLSKESWGWNWIEPWIVVYRLEGHVVIRPVVSPRARKREKPRVGVLSNMSKRVGFRK, translated from the exons ATGGGTGTTTGTGATTGGTTTAAGAGGAGACACAACAATAAGAAAAAGAAGGAAAACATGCGTCTAAAGTTCGAG CATATGCAACAGGATTCCATTGATTCAATAGGTGCAAAGGTCACTGATCCTACTGTGAATAAATTAAAGTTTCTTACTTCTAATAACGAATACGCTGCCACCCGAATCCAAACTGCGTTTCGAGCATATAAG GCAAGAAAAACGCTACGTCTTCTCAAAAGGATTTCAAGATTTCAGGCATTTATCGCAGCGGATGCTTTTACAAAGCGGGCTCCGACTGCTCTTGAAAGATTACATTTTTGGAGCAAAATTCAGGCGGAAATCAGTGGTCGCCGCCTCTGCAAGGTGGCAGAAGGCCGGATGAAGCAAGTGAAGCTTCAAGATCATCGGTTGAAAGTTGCATCCAAACTTCATAAACTTGAG ATGAAATGGTGGAGTAGGCCCATGCTAAAGGAGATCGGTTTGAAGACGGAACAAACAGAGAAAGCAACTAACAAGCATGAACGCGCATTGGCATATGCATTCTCTCATCAA tgGAGGGCAAATTCGAATAGATGTTTTGGTCAAGCTTACTATGATTTAAGCAAAGAAAGCTGGGGTTGGAACTGGATCGAGCCATGGATTGTGGTTTATCGGTTGGAGGGTCATGTTGTGATCCGGCCTGTTGTTTCTCCACGGGCCAGGAAACGAGAGAAGCCAAGAGTAGGCGTGTTGAGTAACATGTCAAAACGGGTCGGTTTTCGTAAGTGA
- the LOC110923585 gene encoding transcription factor GTE4 isoform X2: MDSGTLDADKIRKEKSKWGDYNKVYTRRRKRVINHASAAVSAAVAPVTVSPATVSPATVAVASPVTEAAVGSPVNTTNNDQTLTLANDVSNDFSGQSPRQEPMVPVVAGNGVVRPGPIATLVDDRVRIRLEASTSKDDIKELREKLELELDQVRSLVQRLEDKETEISHYSNAIEIADNDNDNDGGYDQLQYHSGNVTVDRRSLVRVNSEMGMGMGMGTDYMDRRGLTRVYSEIGSDMVDRRALMRVGSEVSPFENHDMSRFRQLSVSVGEYVEKEKRTPKANQYYRGSDFLLGKDRLPLESNKKLKSNGGRKSDYSVGLERHKNQVFRSCSSLLQRLMKHKHGWVFNEPVNAKLLGLHDYHDIIKHPMDLGTIKSRLAQNFYKTPGEFAEDVRLTFHNAMTYNPKGQDVHVMAEQLSDIFEEKWVVIESDWRYGPINDSPVARKVNNPRTLDRSQSMGLPFMARPKPPSFAPVSRTPAPKKPKAKDPNKRDMTFEEKQKLSANLQSLPSEKLDSIVQIINRSNTSLSQNDDEIEVDIDSVDAETLWELDRFVMNYRKNLSKHRRKAEKARALAGNTNQAMLQNPAASVPVAPPETRADEQNRAASPPNQGGDNASSSSSSSSDSGSSSSDSDSDSSSGSDGGQ, translated from the coding sequence ATGGATTCTGGAACATTAGATGCTGATAAGATAAGAAAAGAGAAGAGTAAGTGGGGAGACTACAATAAAGTTTATACAAGAAGACGTAAAAGAGTTATTAATCACGCTTCCGCCGCCGTTTCCGCCGCTGTAGCTCCGGTCACCGTTTCTCCAGCCACCGTTTCTCCAGCCACCGTAGCCGTCGCTTCTCCGGTCACCGAAGCCGCCGTAGGTTCTCCAGTTAACACCACCAATAACGACCAAACCCTAACCCTAGCGAACGATGTGTCAAATGATTTTTCCGGTCAAAGCCCACGGCAGGAACCGATGGTTCCGGTGGTTGCCGGAAACGGTGTGGTGAGACCGGGACCGATTGCTACGTTGGTGGATGATCGGGTTCGGATACGTCTGGAAGCTTCCACGTCTAAGGATGACATTAAAGAGCTTAGGGAGAAGCTAGAACTGGAGCTGGATCAAGTTAGGAGTTTAGTTCAGAGGCTTGAAGATAAAGAAACCGAAATTAGTCATTATTCCAACGCGATTGAAATCGCGGATAACGATAACGATAACGATGGAGGTTATGATCAGTTGCAGTATCATTCGGGTAATGTTACGGTAGATAGGAGGTCACTGGTTAGGGTTAATTCAGaaatgggaatgggaatgggaatgggaaCAGATTATATGGATAGGAGAGGCTTAACGCGAGTTTATTCGGAGATAGGTTCGGATATGGTTGATAGGAGAGCGTTGATGAGAGTTGGTTCGGAAGTGAGTCCGTTTGAGAATCATGATATGTCGAGGTTTAGACAGTTGAGTGTATCGGTTGGTGAGTATGTTGAGAAAGAGAAGCGGACGCCGAAAGCGAATCAGTATTATCGGGGTTCAGATTTCCTTCTTGGAAAAGATCGGTTGCCTCTTGAAAGTAACAAGAAACTGAAATCGAATGGTGGTAGAAAGTCGGATTATTCGGTTGGTCTTGAAAGGCACAAGAACCAGGTGTTTAGAAGCTGTAGTAGTTTGCTGCAGAGGTTAATGAAGCACAAGCATGGTTGGGTGTTTAACGAACCGGTTAATGCGAAACTTCTTGGGCTTCATGATTATCATGATATTATTAAACATCCGATGGATTTGGGCACAATTAAGAGTCGGTTAGCCCAGAATTTCTACAAGACACCTGGCGAATTCGCAGAGGATGTTCGGCTCACGTTTCACAACGCGATGACTTATAATCCCAAAGGTCAAGATGTGCATGTTATGGCTGAACAGTTGTCGGACATATTCGAAGAAAAATGGGTGGTGATTGAGTCTGACTGGAGGTACGGACCCATTAATGATTCACCAGTTGCAAGAAAGGTTAATAATCCTAGAACTCTCGATAGGTCTCAATCGATGGGTTTGCCGTTCATGGCTAGGCCGAAACCGCCAAGCTTTGCACCGGTGAGTCGAACACCGGCCCCGAAGAAACCCAAAGCCAAGGATCCGAATAAGCGGGACATGACGTTCGAAGAAAAGCAAAAGCTTAGTGCAAATCTTCAGAGTTTACCGTCTGAAAAACTCGACAGCATTGTGCAGATCATAAACAGGAGTAATACTTCGCTTTCTCAAAATGACGATGAGATCGAAGTTGATATCGATAGTGTTGATGCTGAAACTCTATGGGAACTCGATAGATTTGTCATGAATTATAGGAAGAATTTGAGCAAGCACAGAAGGAAAGCCGAAAAGGCAAGAGCGTTAGCTGGAAATACTAATCAAGCCATGCTACAA
- the LOC110931725 gene encoding chitinase CLP-like, with translation MHLLNLLFFTLAFFSHNVYSSFNTSVIPITKDDQTSLHKITWGYKVRQWDGEPYLLLDLEAPFTWKDIKITHSEVACGLEEGCRFPVRCDTVLCKEAKSYINPICPSLNVTNKYGCNICSVTPHNPVSNVCKVSQLTTDLAELYSTNGRNPSQGPRWPFGTEFVLSCAPQSLTQSSPKDVRGVAGFSK, from the coding sequence ATGCATCTCCTAAACTTACTTTTCTTCACGTTAGCCTTCTTTTCTCATAACGTATACTCAAGTTTCAACACCTCCGTTATACCCATAACAAAAGATGACCAAACATCACTTCACAAAATCACTTGGGGGTACAAGGTACGACAATGGGACGGAGAACCGTATCTCCTCCTCGACCTCGAGGCTCCCTTTACCTGGAAAGACATCAAGATCACACACTCAGAAGTTGCTTGTGGCCTAGAAGAAGGTTGCCGGTTTCCGGTTCGATGCGACACCGTTTTATGCAAAGAAGCAAAATCTTACATCAACCCTATTTGCCCTTCACTCAACGTCACCAACAAATACGGGTGCAACATATGTTCAGTCACCCCGCACAATCCCGTTTCAAACGTTTGCAAAGTGTCGCAACTAACAACCGATTTAGCGGAGTTGTACTCCACTAATGGTCGAAACCCGAGCCAGGGTCCAAGATGGCCGTTTGGAACCGAGTTTGTGTTGTCATGCGCACCGCAATCTTTAACACAATCTTCTCCTAAAGATGTTAGAGGTGTTGCGGGGTTTTCAAAGtaa
- the LOC110923585 gene encoding transcription factor GTE4 isoform X1, protein MDSGTLDADKIRKEKSKWGDYNKVYTRRRKRVINHASAAVSAAVAPVTVSPATVSPATVAVASPVTEAAVGSPVNTTNNDQTLTLANDVSNDFSGQSPRQEPMVPVVAGNGVVRPGPIATLVDDRVRIRLEASTSKDDIKELREKLELELDQVRSLVQRLEDKETEISHYSNAIEIADNDNDNDGGYDQLQYHSGNVTVDRRSLVRVNSEMGMGMGMGTDYMDRRGLTRVYSEIGSDMVDRRALMRVGSEVSPFENHDMSRFRQLSVSVGEYVEKEKRTPKANQYYRGSDFLLGKDRLPLESNKKLKSNGGRKSDYSVGLERHKNQVFRSCSSLLQRLMKHKHGWVFNEPVNAKLLGLHDYHDIIKHPMDLGTIKSRLAQNFYKTPGEFAEDVRLTFHNAMTYNPKGQDVHVMAEQLSDIFEEKWVVIESDWRYGPINDSPVARKVNNPRTLDRSQSMGLPFMARPKPPSFAPVSRTPAPKKPKAKDPNKRDMTFEEKQKLSANLQSLPSEKLDSIVQIINRSNTSLSQNDDEIEVDIDSVDAETLWELDRFVMNYRKNLSKHRRKAEKARALAGNTNQAMLQNPAASVPVAPPETRAADEQNRAASPPNQGGDNASSSSSSSSDSGSSSSDSDSDSSSGSDGGQ, encoded by the coding sequence ATGGATTCTGGAACATTAGATGCTGATAAGATAAGAAAAGAGAAGAGTAAGTGGGGAGACTACAATAAAGTTTATACAAGAAGACGTAAAAGAGTTATTAATCACGCTTCCGCCGCCGTTTCCGCCGCTGTAGCTCCGGTCACCGTTTCTCCAGCCACCGTTTCTCCAGCCACCGTAGCCGTCGCTTCTCCGGTCACCGAAGCCGCCGTAGGTTCTCCAGTTAACACCACCAATAACGACCAAACCCTAACCCTAGCGAACGATGTGTCAAATGATTTTTCCGGTCAAAGCCCACGGCAGGAACCGATGGTTCCGGTGGTTGCCGGAAACGGTGTGGTGAGACCGGGACCGATTGCTACGTTGGTGGATGATCGGGTTCGGATACGTCTGGAAGCTTCCACGTCTAAGGATGACATTAAAGAGCTTAGGGAGAAGCTAGAACTGGAGCTGGATCAAGTTAGGAGTTTAGTTCAGAGGCTTGAAGATAAAGAAACCGAAATTAGTCATTATTCCAACGCGATTGAAATCGCGGATAACGATAACGATAACGATGGAGGTTATGATCAGTTGCAGTATCATTCGGGTAATGTTACGGTAGATAGGAGGTCACTGGTTAGGGTTAATTCAGaaatgggaatgggaatgggaatgggaaCAGATTATATGGATAGGAGAGGCTTAACGCGAGTTTATTCGGAGATAGGTTCGGATATGGTTGATAGGAGAGCGTTGATGAGAGTTGGTTCGGAAGTGAGTCCGTTTGAGAATCATGATATGTCGAGGTTTAGACAGTTGAGTGTATCGGTTGGTGAGTATGTTGAGAAAGAGAAGCGGACGCCGAAAGCGAATCAGTATTATCGGGGTTCAGATTTCCTTCTTGGAAAAGATCGGTTGCCTCTTGAAAGTAACAAGAAACTGAAATCGAATGGTGGTAGAAAGTCGGATTATTCGGTTGGTCTTGAAAGGCACAAGAACCAGGTGTTTAGAAGCTGTAGTAGTTTGCTGCAGAGGTTAATGAAGCACAAGCATGGTTGGGTGTTTAACGAACCGGTTAATGCGAAACTTCTTGGGCTTCATGATTATCATGATATTATTAAACATCCGATGGATTTGGGCACAATTAAGAGTCGGTTAGCCCAGAATTTCTACAAGACACCTGGCGAATTCGCAGAGGATGTTCGGCTCACGTTTCACAACGCGATGACTTATAATCCCAAAGGTCAAGATGTGCATGTTATGGCTGAACAGTTGTCGGACATATTCGAAGAAAAATGGGTGGTGATTGAGTCTGACTGGAGGTACGGACCCATTAATGATTCACCAGTTGCAAGAAAGGTTAATAATCCTAGAACTCTCGATAGGTCTCAATCGATGGGTTTGCCGTTCATGGCTAGGCCGAAACCGCCAAGCTTTGCACCGGTGAGTCGAACACCGGCCCCGAAGAAACCCAAAGCCAAGGATCCGAATAAGCGGGACATGACGTTCGAAGAAAAGCAAAAGCTTAGTGCAAATCTTCAGAGTTTACCGTCTGAAAAACTCGACAGCATTGTGCAGATCATAAACAGGAGTAATACTTCGCTTTCTCAAAATGACGATGAGATCGAAGTTGATATCGATAGTGTTGATGCTGAAACTCTATGGGAACTCGATAGATTTGTCATGAATTATAGGAAGAATTTGAGCAAGCACAGAAGGAAAGCCGAAAAGGCAAGAGCGTTAGCTGGAAATACTAATCAAGCCATGCTACAA